The following proteins are co-located in the Streptomyces bottropensis ATCC 25435 genome:
- a CDS encoding ABC transporter ATP-binding protein, whose protein sequence is MNTVLAGNGLIKKYGSTTALAGVDVAVAERESLAIMGPSGSGKSTLLHTLAGIVRPDGGQVLLRGERIDHWGENKLSALRRKRFGFVFQFGQLLPELPAEENVALPLMLEGVPRRQAVRQARRWFAPLGLAGLEHRRPGQLSGGQAQRVAIARALAVEPDVVFADEPTGALDQSTGEEVIRLLTSVTREQGACLVMVTHDAEVAAHCDRVLQVRDGRVSGYSQYTVT, encoded by the coding sequence ATGAACACCGTCCTGGCCGGCAACGGCCTCATCAAGAAGTACGGCTCCACCACCGCCCTGGCAGGGGTGGACGTGGCGGTCGCCGAGCGCGAGTCCCTCGCCATCATGGGTCCGTCCGGCTCCGGCAAGTCGACCCTCCTGCACACCCTCGCCGGGATCGTCCGGCCCGACGGCGGCCAGGTGCTGCTGCGCGGTGAACGCATCGACCACTGGGGGGAGAACAAGCTCAGCGCGCTGCGCCGCAAGCGGTTCGGATTCGTCTTCCAGTTCGGCCAGTTGCTGCCCGAACTGCCCGCCGAGGAGAACGTCGCCCTGCCCCTGATGCTGGAGGGCGTGCCCCGCCGCCAGGCCGTGCGGCAGGCCCGCAGGTGGTTCGCCCCGCTGGGCCTCGCGGGCCTGGAGCACCGCCGCCCCGGCCAGCTCTCCGGCGGGCAGGCCCAGCGGGTCGCCATCGCCCGCGCCCTCGCCGTGGAACCCGACGTGGTCTTCGCCGACGAGCCGACCGGTGCCCTCGACCAGTCCACCGGTGAGGAGGTCATCCGCCTCCTCACCTCGGTCACCCGCGAGCAGGGCGCCTGTCTCGTCATGGTCACCCACGACGCGGAGGTCGCCGCCCACTGCGACCGCGTCCTGCAGGTGCGGGACGGCCGGGTGAGCGGCTACAGCCAGTACACGGTGACGTGA
- a CDS encoding PPOX class F420-dependent oxidoreductase, producing the protein MADDTSLDALGAGKYLLLTTYRKNGTTVPTPVWVVRDGDALGVWTVADSWKVKRVRNRADVLVGPCDVRGNPTGGTVPARAEILDAAGSAAYRGLIARKYGVLGRLTLLGSRLRRGAEGTVGIRVTLTP; encoded by the coding sequence ATGGCCGACGACACCTCGCTCGACGCGCTCGGCGCGGGCAAGTACCTGCTGCTCACCACCTACCGCAAGAACGGCACCACCGTCCCCACGCCGGTATGGGTGGTGCGGGACGGGGACGCGCTCGGTGTCTGGACGGTCGCGGACTCCTGGAAGGTCAAGCGCGTCCGCAACCGTGCCGACGTCCTGGTCGGCCCCTGCGACGTGCGCGGCAACCCCACCGGCGGCACCGTACCCGCGCGCGCCGAGATCCTGGACGCGGCCGGCTCCGCCGCCTACCGCGGGCTCATCGCCCGCAAGTACGGCGTCCTCGGCCGACTCACCCTGCTGGGCAGCCGGCTCCGCCGGGGCGCCGAGGGCACGGTCGGCATCCGCGTCACCCTCACGCCGTAG
- a CDS encoding response regulator → MNDRSPIRVLIADDQDMVRTGFRFFLDAQPDITVVAEAADGETAVRLARELRPDVCLLDIRMPRLDGLEATRMLAGPGVADPLRVVVVTTFDLDEYVYGALRGGACGFLLKDSGPTLLAEAVRAAAVGDALVSPSVTVRLLKHVTQERAGTAEKGAAPGSGAPPAQEPLTDRELDVVRLVALGHTNAEIAASMFVSLSTVKTHLGSIQLKLAARNRVEIAAWAWRTGHAGDRG, encoded by the coding sequence ATGAACGACCGCAGCCCGATCCGGGTCCTGATCGCCGACGACCAGGACATGGTCCGCACCGGCTTCCGTTTCTTCCTCGACGCACAGCCGGACATCACCGTGGTCGCCGAGGCCGCCGACGGCGAGACGGCCGTACGGCTGGCCCGTGAGCTGCGGCCCGACGTGTGTCTGCTGGACATCCGTATGCCGAGGCTGGACGGTCTGGAGGCGACCCGGATGCTGGCCGGTCCGGGTGTCGCCGATCCGCTGCGGGTGGTCGTGGTGACGACGTTCGACCTCGACGAGTACGTCTACGGGGCGTTGCGCGGCGGTGCCTGCGGCTTCCTGCTGAAGGATTCCGGGCCCACCCTGCTGGCCGAGGCCGTCCGGGCTGCGGCGGTGGGCGATGCGCTGGTGTCGCCGTCGGTGACGGTCCGGCTGCTCAAGCACGTCACGCAGGAGAGGGCGGGGACAGCGGAGAAGGGCGCCGCGCCCGGTTCCGGGGCCCCGCCCGCCCAGGAGCCGTTGACCGACCGGGAGCTGGACGTCGTGCGCCTGGTCGCCCTGGGGCACACCAACGCCGAGATCGCCGCCTCGATGTTCGTCTCCCTCTCCACGGTCAAGACCCACCTCGGCAGCATCCAGCTGAAGCTCGCCGCCCGGAACCGGGTGGAGATCGCGGCGTGGGCGTGGCGGACGGGGCACGCGGGCGACCGCGGGTGA
- a CDS encoding HAD family acid phosphatase — translation MTGSGVGRRITTVAAVAVLGLGGSVAAAVPAVAAQSGTEVAAATAAEVPYATWQTDVKAVVDTATPYVQQRTANSSGQKLAIVFDIDNTTLETHYTPWYQLPTPALKPSLALAKYAKSRGVAVFFVTARPGIIESVTKWNLKNVGYPVDGLYVRDLPDLFAEVSAYKTASRADIESDGYTIIANVGNNTTDLVGGHAERTYKLPDYDGLLD, via the coding sequence ATGACAGGAAGCGGTGTGGGACGCCGCATCACCACGGTCGCCGCGGTGGCCGTACTGGGTCTGGGCGGTTCGGTGGCCGCGGCGGTGCCGGCGGTCGCGGCGCAGAGCGGGACCGAGGTCGCCGCGGCGACGGCCGCCGAGGTGCCCTACGCGACCTGGCAGACGGACGTGAAGGCCGTCGTCGACACGGCCACGCCCTACGTCCAGCAGCGCACCGCGAACTCCTCGGGGCAGAAGCTCGCCATCGTCTTCGACATCGACAACACGACGCTGGAGACGCACTACACGCCCTGGTACCAGCTGCCGACCCCGGCGCTGAAGCCCTCCCTGGCGCTGGCCAAGTACGCCAAGTCCCGCGGGGTCGCCGTCTTCTTCGTCACCGCCCGGCCGGGCATCATCGAGAGCGTCACCAAGTGGAACCTGAAGAACGTCGGTTACCCGGTCGACGGTCTCTACGTCCGTGACCTGCCCGACCTGTTCGCCGAGGTCTCCGCCTACAAGACCGCCTCGCGCGCGGACATCGAGTCCGACGGCTACACGATCATCGCCAACGTCGGCAACAACACCACCGACCTCGTCGGCGGCCACGCCGAGCGGACGTACAAGCTGCCCGACTACGACGGGCTGCTCGACTGA
- a CDS encoding SAM-dependent methyltransferase → MTDNPAAPDFPSSSLNRRIVTTRPAAARIWNYWLGGGDYYEVDRKAGDEIRRLYPSIGDYARADRQFLGRAVRHLAAEVGIRQFLDIGAGLPTAENTHEVAQHIAPDSRIVYVDNDPLVLVHARALLTSAPEGRTDHVDEDLRNVDSVLAHAARTLDLTRPVALLLLDVLAFIRDDEDPYGIVRHLLRALPSGSHLVLSHTITSPEWPDVDIAAAWWNEHGIPPLTQRTPEKIARFFDGLDLLEPGIVSCTRWRPEATGDPDGGEPAVVPMYCGVGGKP, encoded by the coding sequence GTGACGGACAACCCGGCAGCCCCGGACTTCCCCTCTTCCTCGCTGAACCGCCGCATCGTCACCACGCGGCCCGCCGCGGCACGGATCTGGAACTACTGGCTCGGCGGCGGCGACTACTACGAGGTCGACCGGAAGGCCGGGGACGAGATACGCCGGCTGTATCCGAGCATCGGCGACTACGCCCGCGCGGACCGGCAGTTCCTGGGGCGGGCCGTCCGTCATCTGGCCGCCGAGGTGGGCATCCGGCAGTTCCTGGACATCGGCGCCGGGCTGCCGACCGCGGAGAACACCCACGAGGTCGCCCAGCACATCGCGCCGGACTCCCGGATCGTCTACGTCGACAACGACCCGCTGGTCCTGGTGCACGCGCGCGCCCTGCTGACGAGCGCTCCCGAAGGCCGCACGGACCACGTCGACGAGGACCTGCGCAATGTCGACTCGGTCCTCGCCCACGCGGCCCGCACCCTGGACCTGACCCGGCCGGTCGCGCTGCTGCTGCTCGACGTGCTGGCCTTCATCCGCGACGACGAGGACCCGTACGGCATCGTGCGTCACCTGCTGCGGGCCCTGCCTTCCGGCAGTCATCTGGTGCTCTCCCACACCATCACCAGCCCGGAGTGGCCCGATGTGGACATCGCGGCCGCCTGGTGGAACGAGCACGGCATCCCGCCGCTGACCCAGCGCACCCCGGAGAAGATCGCCCGGTTCTTCGACGGCCTCGACCTGCTGGAGCCCGGCATCGTCTCGTGCACACGCTGGCGACCGGAGGCCACCGGCGATCCTGATGGCGGGGAACCCGCGGTCGTGCCCATGTACTGCGGCGTGGGAGGCAAGCCTTGA
- a CDS encoding peptidoglycan-binding protein has product MSKPPEPGRTTKRPTIEPTYVMRRRRTEALAELLREFEQYKGAAPAPDEYETVAVPPAPEPTPAPAPPPEPAPRARPAAERILPRVEYETEELPPVMVGEDFGSGTVPPRAERRQRQRRRAAAGGGPGLKRAAVVVGVGAAALLGFAAALLLPGGDTEKEARTVTPKPTPTAPAAPAPATSAPAPDGDVDPDGAGTLREGDSGPQVSELQQRLLRIPDVYAGGSTSGRYDGVLKEAVARFQLWYGIRGDETGVYGNDTRQDLESRTAL; this is encoded by the coding sequence GTGTCGAAACCGCCCGAACCGGGCCGGACGACGAAGCGTCCCACGATCGAGCCGACGTATGTCATGCGCCGACGCCGGACCGAGGCCCTGGCCGAGTTGCTGCGGGAGTTCGAGCAGTACAAGGGGGCGGCCCCCGCGCCCGACGAGTACGAGACCGTCGCCGTGCCGCCGGCACCCGAGCCGACGCCCGCTCCGGCGCCACCGCCCGAGCCCGCACCGCGGGCGCGGCCCGCCGCCGAGCGGATCCTGCCCCGGGTGGAGTACGAGACCGAGGAACTGCCCCCGGTCATGGTCGGCGAGGACTTCGGCTCCGGCACGGTCCCGCCGCGCGCCGAGCGGCGGCAGCGGCAGCGGCGGCGCGCGGCAGCCGGCGGCGGACCGGGCCTGAAGCGCGCGGCGGTGGTCGTCGGCGTCGGCGCGGCGGCCCTCCTCGGCTTCGCCGCCGCGCTCCTGCTGCCCGGCGGCGACACCGAGAAGGAGGCGCGCACCGTCACCCCGAAACCGACCCCCACGGCCCCCGCCGCCCCGGCGCCCGCGACCTCGGCACCCGCCCCGGACGGCGACGTCGACCCGGACGGCGCCGGCACCCTCCGCGAGGGCGACAGCGGCCCCCAGGTCTCCGAACTCCAGCAGCGGCTGCTCCGTATCCCCGACGTGTACGCGGGCGGCTCCACCTCGGGCCGGTACGACGGCGTACTGAAAGAGGCGGTGGCCCGCTTCCAGCTCTGGTACGGCATCCGGGGGGACGAAACGGGCGTCTACGGCAACGACACCCGCCAGGACCTGGAGTCCCGTACCGCCCTCTAG
- a CDS encoding FtsX-like permease family protein, producing the protein MRSPVLPLTWHLTRSSGRCGLQSHLLSAAAAATGALVLLTLLAAYLGAGARADRTAWRTPDAVPARQATAVQTLGTTYVDHRPVTVVSLAQLPHRPRTPAPPGLERFPAAGHTYLSPALVELMRELPAGRLADRFPTGAGQGTIGEAGLASPEELVAVVGRAPTDPAITHAARGNALDTLSARARVDGFEGTRPSLFTAFDQQASVLGGALLVVPVIVLASAAGRLGAARREQRLAALRLAGATPRQILAMTGVESAAVGLAGGVLGAVAYTLLLPVLARVPYGIGTWYTGQLWVGLPLLLTVVGLVAVLTSVSAMTTLRGVARSPLGVAQQADPRRTKLIRLVLFVAVGLYVAVSAHGGGLSTGRTLALVVLVYGAFWALGPWVVDMLGRLLSRFARRPATLLAARRLSDDPRAAWRTVSGLVLAGLVAGFFTVGQVGLVGYDYPGQVAVRAEHGRTAELAARAKELLADAEVRARVGTPDPGTWDGLLGGDEGLVVHVRGGQDQLDTASTALSALSPGNLPFTQDHVNAEGDTVTRLIGRVGLAVLALGFLVAAASAGLTAAATVLDRRRVYGLLRLAGTPLKVLDRARMRETALPLVVLAGGTTATGIYAGLKVDEMFHLEPDASGAVRLALCVALGTLTMFAALAGSRPLLRKVTEERDQDPG; encoded by the coding sequence ATGCGCTCCCCCGTCCTGCCCCTCACCTGGCACCTGACCCGCTCCTCCGGCAGGTGCGGTCTGCAGAGCCACCTCCTCTCCGCCGCCGCGGCGGCGACCGGAGCCCTGGTCCTGCTGACCCTCCTCGCCGCCTACCTGGGCGCCGGCGCCCGGGCCGACCGCACGGCCTGGCGCACCCCCGACGCCGTACCGGCGCGACAGGCCACCGCCGTCCAGACGCTCGGCACGACGTACGTCGACCACCGTCCTGTCACCGTCGTCTCCCTGGCCCAGCTCCCCCACCGGCCCCGGACCCCCGCACCGCCCGGCCTGGAACGGTTCCCCGCCGCCGGCCACACCTACCTGTCCCCCGCCCTGGTGGAGCTGATGCGCGAGCTGCCCGCCGGGCGACTCGCGGACCGCTTCCCCACCGGGGCAGGCCAAGGCACCATCGGCGAGGCCGGTCTCGCCTCCCCCGAGGAACTCGTCGCGGTCGTCGGCCGCGCTCCCACCGACCCCGCGATCACCCACGCGGCACGGGGCAACGCCCTGGACACCCTCTCCGCCCGCGCCCGCGTGGACGGCTTCGAGGGGACCCGGCCCAGCCTGTTCACCGCCTTCGACCAGCAGGCCTCCGTGCTCGGCGGCGCCCTCCTCGTCGTCCCCGTGATCGTGCTGGCCTCGGCCGCCGGACGCCTCGGCGCCGCCCGCCGGGAGCAGCGCCTGGCCGCCCTGCGCCTGGCCGGGGCGACCCCTCGGCAGATCCTGGCGATGACCGGCGTCGAGTCGGCGGCGGTGGGCCTGGCCGGCGGTGTCCTCGGCGCTGTCGCGTACACCCTGCTGCTGCCGGTCCTCGCGCGGGTGCCGTACGGCATCGGCACCTGGTACACCGGACAGCTGTGGGTCGGCCTGCCCCTGCTGCTCACGGTGGTGGGGCTCGTGGCCGTGCTGACCTCCGTCAGCGCCATGACGACGCTGCGCGGGGTGGCCCGCTCCCCGCTGGGCGTCGCCCAGCAGGCCGATCCGCGCCGGACGAAACTGATCCGGCTGGTGCTGTTCGTCGCCGTCGGGCTGTACGTGGCGGTGAGCGCCCACGGCGGCGGGCTGAGCACCGGCCGGACGCTCGCGCTGGTGGTCCTGGTGTACGGGGCCTTCTGGGCCCTCGGCCCCTGGGTCGTCGACATGCTGGGCCGGCTGCTGAGCCGCTTCGCGCGCCGCCCGGCCACGCTGCTGGCCGCGCGCCGGCTCAGTGACGATCCGCGCGCTGCCTGGCGCACGGTCAGCGGTCTGGTCCTGGCGGGTCTCGTCGCCGGGTTCTTCACCGTCGGTCAGGTCGGTCTCGTGGGGTACGACTATCCGGGGCAGGTGGCGGTCCGCGCGGAGCACGGAAGGACCGCCGAACTCGCGGCACGGGCGAAGGAGTTGCTCGCGGACGCCGAGGTGCGGGCGCGGGTGGGGACCCCGGACCCGGGCACCTGGGACGGGCTGCTGGGAGGCGACGAGGGCCTCGTGGTCCACGTGCGCGGCGGTCAGGATCAACTGGACACCGCCTCGACCGCGCTGTCCGCCCTCTCCCCCGGGAACCTTCCGTTCACCCAGGACCACGTCAACGCCGAGGGGGACACCGTGACCCGGCTCATCGGCCGGGTGGGCCTCGCGGTCCTGGCCCTGGGGTTCCTGGTGGCCGCCGCCTCCGCCGGACTCACCGCGGCGGCCACGGTGCTCGACCGGCGCCGGGTGTACGGCCTGCTGCGGCTGGCCGGTACGCCGCTGAAGGTACTGGACCGCGCCCGGATGCGGGAGACCGCGCTGCCCCTGGTGGTCCTCGCCGGTGGCACGACGGCGACCGGGATCTACGCCGGGCTGAAGGTCGACGAGATGTTCCACCTGGAGCCGGACGCGTCGGGAGCCGTGCGTCTCGCCCTGTGTGTCGCCCTCGGCACGCTCACCATGTTCGCGGCACTCGCCGGGAGCAGGCCGCTGCTGCGGAAGGTCACGGAGGAACGGGACCAGGACCCCGGCTGA
- a CDS encoding sensor histidine kinase, whose protein sequence is MNLLLDTKEPVGDGTGRPARPARPGCVTVGGVVALLLACVSDLLILPLEDTDHLWLHLSAVAVGLAALLWPARRRPAWLTPQVRTGAPALAAAANVVTLLVAHHPGGFGPGQAAVLLCLMVIAIRTCPPGWALACGLLDGLVLLMLPLPYYAAEPDASLIGVAMVLLLIGGSAAAVAAYLRTLDDRRARVVSGTRRAERLAMAADLHDFVAHHVTGILVQTQVARMMAGTEPERLDPVLAGIERAATEALASMRRTVGVLRDHEEESGTADRRPVGDLAGIDELVRGFGGVGEADGRAVLWHDPTVPADLPHEVQAAAFRVVQEALTNVRRHAADATEVTVDLRYARGELEVAVRDDGRGGARLPEAARGGGFGLVGLTERVTALGGRITARPREDGPGWETVAVLPAAPVTAG, encoded by the coding sequence GTGAACCTCCTGCTCGACACCAAGGAACCCGTGGGCGACGGCACCGGACGCCCGGCCCGGCCCGCCCGGCCGGGCTGTGTCACCGTCGGCGGCGTCGTGGCCCTGCTCCTGGCCTGTGTCTCGGACCTCCTCATCCTGCCGCTGGAGGACACCGACCACCTGTGGCTGCACCTGTCCGCCGTGGCCGTGGGCCTCGCCGCGCTGCTGTGGCCCGCGCGCCGCCGGCCCGCCTGGCTGACCCCGCAGGTACGCACCGGCGCACCCGCCCTCGCCGCCGCGGCGAACGTGGTGACCCTCCTCGTGGCGCACCACCCCGGCGGCTTCGGCCCGGGACAGGCCGCCGTGCTGCTGTGCCTGATGGTGATCGCCATCCGCACCTGCCCGCCCGGCTGGGCGCTCGCCTGCGGACTCCTCGACGGTCTCGTCCTGCTCATGCTTCCGCTGCCGTACTACGCCGCCGAGCCGGACGCCAGCCTCATCGGCGTCGCCATGGTCCTGTTGCTCATCGGCGGGAGCGCGGCCGCCGTGGCCGCCTACCTGCGCACCCTGGACGACCGACGGGCCCGGGTCGTCTCCGGGACCCGCCGGGCGGAGCGCCTCGCGATGGCCGCCGACCTGCACGACTTCGTCGCCCACCACGTCACCGGGATCCTGGTGCAGACACAGGTCGCGCGGATGATGGCCGGCACCGAACCCGAGCGCCTGGACCCCGTCCTCGCGGGCATCGAGCGGGCCGCGACCGAGGCGCTGGCCTCGATGCGCCGCACGGTCGGCGTCCTGCGCGACCACGAGGAGGAGAGCGGCACCGCCGACCGGCGCCCGGTCGGGGATCTGGCCGGTATCGACGAACTGGTGCGCGGCTTCGGCGGTGTCGGCGAGGCCGACGGACGCGCGGTTCTGTGGCACGACCCCACCGTCCCCGCCGACCTGCCGCACGAGGTGCAGGCCGCCGCCTTCCGCGTGGTGCAGGAGGCCCTGACGAACGTCCGCCGTCATGCCGCCGACGCCACCGAGGTCACCGTCGACCTCCGTTACGCCCGCGGCGAGCTGGAGGTCGCGGTGCGCGACGACGGGCGCGGCGGTGCCCGGCTGCCGGAGGCGGCCCGGGGCGGCGGCTTCGGCCTCGTCGGTCTCACCGAACGGGTGACCGCGCTCGGCGGCCGGATCACGGCCCGGCCGCGCGAGGACGGGCCCGGCTGGGAGACCGTCGCCGTGCTCCCGGCCGCCCCGGTGACGGCCGGGTGA